The genome window ACTATTTTTATGAAGTATCTCCAGTAACAGCGTTGTTCTGGAGCGCTGCAACGGAGCGATGGAGAGTACGACGGCGAATACTTTCTTTCTTAACGAAGCTCCATAAAACAAAGAGCTACTTGACTGGCCGTGACTTAATTCAAATGGGATATCGCGGAGGGCCGCAACTTGGACAAATTTTATCTCAGTTGAGAGATCGTTGTCTTGATGAAGAGCTAACGTCTCAAGAAGAGGAGCTCGCTTGGGTGCAACGCAACTTCCCCATTAAAGGAGTGTGAGAGTAACAATGCATTTTCCGTCTCTACCTGAATTATTATTGAGTCTTCCTGCCGTATTGTGGGCGATAACATTTCACGAGTTTTGCCATGGCTATATGGCTTACATATTAGGTGATCCTACAGCTGAAAGAGCAGGACGATTGACACTTAACCCCTTAGCACACTTAGATCCCGTTGGAGCAATAATGCTTCTGATTTTCCGTTTTGGCTGGGCCAAACCAGTTCCCATAGATTCTCGTTATTTCAAAAAACCGAGACGAGATCTCTTTCTTGTTTCTATTGCTGGAGTGGTGGGCAACTTGCTTACAGCGGCTTTGGTAGGAATACTTGTTCGTATCTTCCCTTCTTTCTTTTTGGGTAATCCGGCTCTTCGACTTTTTATGTTTCTCATGGTTGTAATCAACGTGGGATTGGCTGTCTTTAACTTAATCCCAATTCCGCCACTTGATGGTTCAAAAGTTCTTTACTCTATTATGCCTCCTCACTGGCTGGAAAAGTACTTCTGGCTGGAACGTTATGGGTTCATCATTCTTATGCTTTTGCTGGCTCTCGGTGTAATCCAAGCCGTAATGAACCCCATTGTATTTTTCCTGATTCGCTTGATATTGTAGTGATATTGATATGCAGAGTTGAGAGAGGATGAGTGATATTGAAGATACTTTTGACAAATGACGATGGTGTATTTGCGCCGGGTCTTGTAACGTTAGCTTCCTATCTTTCCAGTAAAGGATATACATGGACGGTTGTTGCTCCTGATAGAGAGAGAAGCAGTGTTGGACATGCCATTACTTTGACTCGCCCTCTTCGTTTATCAGAAATTAGCCAGGGGGTCTATCCCTCAGGTCAGAGGGTTTATGCTTGTGATGGTACTCCGTCTGATTGTGTTGTTTTAGGAGTCGAGGAAGTATCTCCTGAGGTCAACATGGTTATATCGGGAATAAACAATGGGCCTAATGTAGGAGATGATCTCACCTATTCAGGGACTGTTTCGGCAGCTATGGAAGGCGTTATTATGGGGCGCCCCTCAATTGCTGTCTCACTGAATTGCAGCAGTCGTGACGAAGTATGCCATTATGATACGGCAGCTATCGTTATAGGAAAAATTCTAGAAGTTCTAGAGAAGGAACCGCTAGATGAAGGTGTCTTGCTTAATGTAAATGTGCCTAATCTTCCTATCCCTCTTTTAAAAGGAGTACGTGTTACACGCAAAGGCGTGCGCCTTTATGAAGGAAAAGTTACACAACTGAGAGATCCCCATGGCCGAGTTTATTTTTGGGTATCAGGTCGTCCCGAAGATCAGCTTATTGAAGGTTGTGATGTTTGGGCTTTGGCGAACGGTTATGTGTCGATTACGCCTGTACATATGGATATGACTCATTATCCGTCGGTTGAACGTTATTCGAATAATGGACTTGAAAAAATAAACTTTTAGTCACTTTAAAAAAAATAGTTGACAAAGGTTCATTGTCGTGTATAATGCTTTCAATAAATAAAAAAAGCATTATACGGCAATGAAAGGGAAGAGTATTCCCTCCTCTTTTCGACAGAGAGAAAAGGTCACCGGCTGAGAGCCTTTTTAGTTAAACGGGGGAAGAATAGAGCCCTTGAGCTAACCTCGAAGAAAGACGAATAGTCAAGTAGAGGTAATGAAGTGAGTGAAAGAAACAAAATTTTATTTTTGGTCTTTCGCTAATATGGGTGGCACCGCGGGTATCAAGCCCGTCCCTGGTAATACTGGGGACGGGCTTGTTTTTTTAAGGATGAGTGAAAGGGGAGCTTTTGAAATGCTTGATAAGAAAAAGG of Aminobacterium sp. MB27-C1 contains these proteins:
- a CDS encoding site-2 protease family protein — its product is MHFPSLPELLLSLPAVLWAITFHEFCHGYMAYILGDPTAERAGRLTLNPLAHLDPVGAIMLLIFRFGWAKPVPIDSRYFKKPRRDLFLVSIAGVVGNLLTAALVGILVRIFPSFFLGNPALRLFMFLMVVINVGLAVFNLIPIPPLDGSKVLYSIMPPHWLEKYFWLERYGFIILMLLLALGVIQAVMNPIVFFLIRLIL
- the surE gene encoding 5'/3'-nucleotidase SurE, translating into MILKILLTNDDGVFAPGLVTLASYLSSKGYTWTVVAPDRERSSVGHAITLTRPLRLSEISQGVYPSGQRVYACDGTPSDCVVLGVEEVSPEVNMVISGINNGPNVGDDLTYSGTVSAAMEGVIMGRPSIAVSLNCSSRDEVCHYDTAAIVIGKILEVLEKEPLDEGVLLNVNVPNLPIPLLKGVRVTRKGVRLYEGKVTQLRDPHGRVYFWVSGRPEDQLIEGCDVWALANGYVSITPVHMDMTHYPSVERYSNNGLEKINF